The Marivirga tractuosa DSM 4126 genome contains the following window.
TAAATAATTCTGAAAAATCATATTGGAAATAGGCGCCAAATCCTGCAATCCCTACTCTTAAATGAGCACCATATCTAAATTGATTTAATTCGAAATTCTCTTTTCGCTTTATCTTTTTAGTTTCCTCATCCTCTACGTATTTAATTTTGGTCTTTCCAGAAATTAAATATCCGATGCTACCACCTGCAGCTAAGAAAAAGCCGCCATCATCAATTCTATTTTTGTTGAAGTAATATCGTACTTCTAGTGGTATATTGATATAATTGCTTTCAAATTTTGACTTTTCTACAAAGCCGTTACCAATTACATTGCTACCAACGGAATCAATTATGATAACTTGTCCTTCAGTATTAGGATTTGATCCATAATTTAAAGTCAAACTAGTGTCATTTGAGAATGCGTATTTGTCAAAAGAAAAGTTAATCCCACCATTAAAACTGAAATTAGAATTCCCTATTTGCACAGGATAACTATAACCAATTTTGAAGGAATTATTTCCGATTGTTCTCAAGTCCAAGGCTTCAACATCATTATTTCTTAGCATGTTTAAACCGAAGGATAGTGTTAAATCACCTTTTAAATCTGGTCTTGGACCAAAGGTGTTTTTTTCTTCTAAGTTCTGAGCCTGAACGGATATTACAGTAGTCAATAATATAAATACTACGAATAGTTTTTTCATTGGTATTAATTTGAATGTTACTTTCGGTGGACAAAGATAGTGTTTTATGCAGAGGATAAATAAATAATTCATTTTTCTTATAAGAAATAATTATTTACCTTTGCACACTCATTTACAAACGCAGTGAATGAAATCATATTGTTTTCATTTTTAAAACAGTAGGAAAAAAATTCAAATGGCCTTGTAGCTCAACTGAATAGAGCACTTGATTACGGCTCAAGAGGTTCCAGGTTTGAATCCTGGCAAGGTCACGCAAGCCCGTCTGATTTATTAGATGGGCTTTTTTATTTCCATTCAATTTCAAAATGCAACTGATCTTGAGCCACAACAGTAGAAAACTTTGCCTTTTCAACTTTTTCAATTCTTAAGTTACTTTGCCCTTCCTCTGTTTTGATAGTTTGTTGTTCAATTACATTTATTGAATCTTTTTTATGAAAAACCACTACTACCTCAATTCTATCTGCGATTTCAACTTCAATATAATCCTTTTCAGAAGAAATGGAGTTTAAGTTGGATGCTGGTGTTTCTTGTTTAAGGAGCTCAATAATTTTCTTACTGTCAGGAATTCCGTAACCGATATAATTGTTAGGAGTTTCAGTCAAATGGCTGCCTGATCTAATCAAACTGATTACTTCAAGATTGCTCAATGTGCTATCATATTCCCAGATACAAGCTGCTAAACCTGTAATAACAGGAGCTGAAAATGATGTTCCGTTTGCAGCAAAACAAGCTACATCGGGTTTCACATAATCCAGTTTATCGGGTCCTACAGAAGAGTAATAAATTTTAGACCAATCATCGTAGCGAACTGCTCCTACAGTCAAAACATCTTTTGCATCTGAAGGCAATGACAGAATCTCCCATTTATTATGTCCATCATTTCCAGCAGCGCTAACGATTAGCATTCCCTTTTCAGCTGCCTTTTGGGCAGTTTTGGTAATCATACTGCTTTTTCCATTTACTTCTTTTTTACTGTGGTTTTCTGTTTTTTTGTCATATCCATCTGTATAACCTAAGGAGGAATTAACTAATCTAATCCCCATTTCATGAAATAATTCAATCGCTGCTACCCAGTAGTCTTCTTCAATTCTTCTTTCTCTAATGCCATGATCGGTTCTTGCTAAATATAGTTCTGCCTTTGTGGCCATGCCATAGTTAATGGAAGTGCCATTATCTGAACCAGCTATCATTCTTAATACTTGAGTTCCATGGTCATCTTGTGAAATTCTTTTTCCATAAAAGGGATCATCATTTCCTTTTAAAAGATAGTCCTGAAAGAATTTTATCTGCTCATTCTCTATTAAGTGTTTTAATGAAGGCTCTGCATCTGCATCCATAAAACCTCCATCAATCACACCGATTTTCACACCCTTGCCACTTAATTTCATACTATCTGTAATAAAATGAGCTTTAATTTGTTCCAATGCATAGGAATATTCTATTGGCGTTAAAGTTTCAGTGGACAGAGGTTGCAATTCTTCTAATGATGTTATGCTTTTTACAAAACCGTGTGCTGCCAAAGAACTCAAATGCTTTTCTTTAGTGGAGATACTCACTATAGGACTCCATCTTGACTGATAATGGAACACTAAATCTTCAGTATATTGTTTTTGTAGGCTGTCCTTTAAGCGTTCTATTGAGCTGCTATTTGTATTAAAATCGTCAATATTAAATTCAAGCCAGTATTTCTGTTGTGCTAAAACTGCAATTGAAAGCAGGTGAAAAGTGGTTATGAGGAAGATTGTCTTGAAAAAAGGCTGTTTTAACATGTCTAATGAGATAATAAAATGTAAATTTGAAATTTACGAAGCTTAAATGATTAATTTGAAATAAATACTAATTTTTATGAGATACAAAACTTTAGATTCATCCCTTTATATAAAGAACCGCAAAAATTTCATGAAGCAAATGCCGGCTCGTTCTTTGGCAGTTTTCAATTCCAATGATGTGATGCCTATGAATGCAGATGGTACCATGACCTTCTGGCAAAACAGTGATTTATTCTATTTAACAGGTATAGATCAAGAGGAAAGTATTCTAGTTCTATTCCCTGATTTTGATAATGATAGCTGGAGAGAGATTCTGTTTGTTACTGAAACCAATGAACATATAGCCGTTTGGGAAGGTCATAAATATACGAAAGAAGAAGCTACGGCTGCTTCTGGCATCCCGACTGTCATGTGGTTATCGCAATTTGAGACTGTCTTCAATACTTTAATGGCAGAAGCGGAGCAAGTTTTCATCAACACCAATGAACACATCAGAAATGCTACACCTGTGGAAACTCGTGATATGCGTTTTATAAAATGGTTACAAGAGAGATACCCTGCTCACCAATACAGAAAAGCGGCACCTATTTTATATGATTTGCGAGCGATTAAAGATCCTCAAGAAATCACGCAAATGGAAAGGGCTTGTAAAATTACAGAGG
Protein-coding sequences here:
- a CDS encoding outer membrane beta-barrel protein — protein: MKKLFVVFILLTTVISVQAQNLEEKNTFGPRPDLKGDLTLSFGLNMLRNNDVEALDLRTIGNNSFKIGYSYPVQIGNSNFSFNGGINFSFDKYAFSNDTSLTLNYGSNPNTEGQVIIIDSVGSNVIGNGFVEKSKFESNYINIPLEVRYYFNKNRIDDGGFFLAAGGSIGYLISGKTKIKYVEDEETKKIKRKENFELNQFRYGAHLRVGIAGFGAYFQYDFSELFNPGRGPLNTNDEFTQTTPFRFGLSFNLF
- a CDS encoding S8 family serine peptidase, with translation MLKQPFFKTIFLITTFHLLSIAVLAQQKYWLEFNIDDFNTNSSSIERLKDSLQKQYTEDLVFHYQSRWSPIVSISTKEKHLSSLAAHGFVKSITSLEELQPLSTETLTPIEYSYALEQIKAHFITDSMKLSGKGVKIGVIDGGFMDADAEPSLKHLIENEQIKFFQDYLLKGNDDPFYGKRISQDDHGTQVLRMIAGSDNGTSINYGMATKAELYLARTDHGIRERRIEEDYWVAAIELFHEMGIRLVNSSLGYTDGYDKKTENHSKKEVNGKSSMITKTAQKAAEKGMLIVSAAGNDGHNKWEILSLPSDAKDVLTVGAVRYDDWSKIYYSSVGPDKLDYVKPDVACFAANGTSFSAPVITGLAACIWEYDSTLSNLEVISLIRSGSHLTETPNNYIGYGIPDSKKIIELLKQETPASNLNSISSEKDYIEVEIADRIEVVVVFHKKDSINVIEQQTIKTEEGQSNLRIEKVEKAKFSTVVAQDQLHFEIEWK